One genomic region from Cetobacterium sp. 8H encodes:
- the rpoC gene encoding DNA-directed RNA polymerase subunit beta', with the protein MGIKSFEKIRIKLASPEKIEEWSYGEVTKPETINYRTLNPEMDGLFCERIFGPSKDWECSCGKYKRMRYKGLVCEKCGVEVTKSKVRRERMGHIDLAAPVAHIWYSKGTPNKMSLILGISPKELESVLYFARYIITGSEEPTLKIGKIITEKEYKLYKQMYGRQFEAKMGAEAILKLLEMIDLETLRVELEKELEDVNSAQKRKKLVKRLKITRDFIASGNLPQWMILKNVPVIPADLRPMVQLDGGRFATSDLNDLYRRVINRNNRLKRLLEIKAPEIVVKNEKRMLQEAVDALIDNGRRGKPVVAQNNRELKSLSDMLKGKQGRFRQNLLGKRVDYSARSVIVVGPSLKMHQCGIPKKMALELYKPFIMRELVKRELATNIKTAKKLVEDADDKVWDVIEDVIQDHPVLLNRAPTLHRLSIQAFEPVLIEGKAIRLHPLVCSAFNADFDGDQMAVHLMLSPEAIMEAKLLMLAPNNIISPSNGEPIAVPSQDMVMGCFYMTKDRPGARGEGKSFSNKEQVITAYDNGIIDTHAVVNARINGEMVKTTAGRIMFNDILPEENKQYDVTFGKSQLKKLIGKLYEMHGFTRTAELINEIKNFGYHYATFAGVSVGIEDLEIPESKKSILEEADKKVSEIEADYKSGKIINEERYRKTVALWSETTAKVTDAMMSGLDQFNPVYMMANSGARGSIAQMRQLAAMRGNMADTQGRIIEVPIKANFREGLTVLEFFMSSHGARKGLADTALRTADSGYLTRRLVDISHEVIVNSEDCGTHEGIEVAELVSDGQVIEKLSERLVGRVPAEDVVFEGEVIAKRNEMFTKAQIARITELEIKKIKIRSPLTCDLEKGVCQKCYGMDLANHKEILLGEAVGVIAAQSIGEPGTQLTMRTFHTGGVATAIASATSNKAENNGKVVFKDIKILENQETQEKIVVSQSAKILIGNYDYEISSGSILKVEEGQEVRVGDILATFDPYHIPIIANQDGRIEYRELYVKENYDEKYNVTEYMAIKTVESGDSNPRVVIFDEEGNAIESYSIPFGAYLMVREGESVKTGQIIAKMIKEGEGTKDITGGLPRIQELFEARNPKGKAILSEIDGKVEVTGRKKKGMRVIIIRSISDSENFREYLAPVGEHLVVTDGMLIKAGDKITDGAISPFDVLNIKGLVAAEQFILESVQQVYRDQGVTVNDKHIEIIVKQMFKKVRIVDSGASLFLEDEVVEKRVVEIENAKLRSEGKTEIKYEPVIQGITKAAVNTGSFISAASFQETTKVLSNAAIEGKEDYLEGLKENVIIGKKIPAGTGYKAYKNIVPVEIED; encoded by the coding sequence ATGGGAATTAAAAGTTTTGAGAAGATTAGAATTAAACTAGCTTCTCCAGAGAAGATAGAAGAGTGGTCGTACGGAGAAGTTACGAAACCAGAAACTATAAACTACAGAACATTAAATCCAGAGATGGATGGACTGTTTTGTGAGAGAATATTTGGACCATCGAAAGATTGGGAATGTTCTTGTGGAAAATATAAGAGAATGAGATATAAAGGACTAGTTTGTGAGAAATGTGGAGTTGAAGTAACTAAGTCTAAAGTAAGAAGAGAGAGAATGGGGCACATCGATTTAGCTGCCCCAGTAGCTCACATCTGGTACTCAAAAGGTACTCCAAACAAGATGTCACTTATTTTAGGAATTTCTCCTAAAGAGCTAGAATCAGTATTATATTTCGCTAGATATATAATAACTGGAAGTGAAGAACCAACTTTAAAAATTGGTAAAATCATTACAGAAAAAGAGTACAAGCTTTATAAGCAAATGTACGGAAGACAATTCGAAGCTAAGATGGGAGCGGAAGCTATTCTTAAGCTATTAGAAATGATAGATTTAGAAACTCTTAGAGTAGAATTAGAAAAAGAGTTAGAGGATGTAAACTCAGCTCAAAAAAGAAAAAAATTAGTAAAAAGACTAAAGATAACTAGAGATTTCATCGCATCAGGAAACTTACCTCAATGGATGATTTTAAAGAATGTTCCAGTTATACCAGCTGATTTAAGACCAATGGTTCAATTAGATGGAGGAAGATTTGCTACTTCTGACTTAAATGATCTATACAGAAGAGTTATCAATAGAAACAACAGATTAAAGAGACTTTTAGAAATAAAAGCTCCAGAAATAGTTGTTAAAAACGAGAAGAGAATGCTTCAAGAAGCAGTGGATGCTCTAATCGATAACGGAAGAAGAGGAAAGCCAGTTGTTGCTCAAAACAACAGAGAGCTTAAATCTCTATCTGATATGTTAAAAGGAAAGCAAGGAAGATTCAGACAAAACCTACTTGGAAAAAGAGTAGATTACTCTGCAAGATCGGTAATTGTTGTTGGTCCATCTCTAAAGATGCACCAATGTGGAATTCCTAAAAAAATGGCTCTTGAGCTTTACAAACCTTTCATAATGAGAGAATTAGTAAAGAGAGAGTTAGCTACAAACATCAAAACAGCTAAGAAATTAGTTGAAGATGCAGATGACAAAGTATGGGATGTAATCGAGGATGTAATTCAAGATCACCCAGTACTATTAAATAGAGCTCCAACTCTACATAGACTGTCAATTCAAGCTTTTGAGCCTGTTCTAATTGAAGGAAAGGCAATAAGACTTCATCCATTAGTATGTTCTGCATTCAACGCGGACTTCGATGGAGACCAAATGGCAGTTCACTTAATGTTATCACCAGAAGCTATAATGGAAGCTAAACTATTAATGTTAGCTCCAAACAACATCATTTCTCCATCAAACGGAGAGCCTATAGCAGTACCTTCTCAGGATATGGTTATGGGATGTTTCTATATGACAAAAGATAGACCTGGTGCTAGAGGAGAAGGAAAATCATTCTCTAATAAAGAGCAAGTAATAACAGCTTATGACAATGGAATCATTGATACACATGCAGTTGTAAATGCTAGAATAAACGGAGAAATGGTAAAAACTACTGCTGGAAGAATAATGTTTAACGACATTTTACCAGAAGAAAACAAGCAGTATGATGTGACTTTCGGTAAGTCTCAACTTAAGAAACTTATAGGAAAATTATATGAAATGCATGGATTCACTAGAACAGCAGAACTTATAAATGAAATTAAAAACTTTGGATATCACTATGCGACATTCGCTGGAGTATCTGTAGGTATTGAAGACTTAGAGATTCCTGAATCTAAAAAGTCAATATTAGAAGAAGCTGATAAAAAAGTTTCTGAAATCGAAGCTGATTACAAATCAGGAAAGATTATAAACGAAGAGAGATACAGAAAAACTGTTGCTCTTTGGTCAGAAACAACAGCAAAAGTAACAGATGCAATGATGAGCGGACTAGATCAGTTCAACCCAGTTTACATGATGGCGAACTCTGGAGCCAGAGGATCGATTGCACAGATGAGACAACTTGCGGCAATGAGAGGAAACATGGCCGATACACAAGGTAGAATCATCGAGGTACCTATTAAAGCGAACTTTAGAGAAGGACTAACAGTACTTGAGTTCTTCATGTCATCACATGGAGCAAGAAAAGGACTAGCGGATACGGCTCTAAGAACTGCCGATTCAGGATACCTAACAAGAAGACTAGTTGATATCTCTCACGAAGTTATCGTTAACTCAGAGGACTGTGGAACTCATGAAGGAATCGAAGTAGCGGAACTAGTGTCAGATGGACAAGTTATTGAAAAATTATCAGAGAGATTAGTAGGAAGAGTTCCTGCTGAAGATGTTGTTTTCGAAGGTGAAGTTATCGCTAAGAGAAATGAGATGTTCACAAAAGCTCAGATTGCTAGAATCACTGAATTAGAAATAAAGAAAATAAAAATTAGATCTCCATTAACATGTGACCTTGAAAAAGGAGTTTGTCAAAAGTGTTACGGAATGGACCTTGCAAACCACAAAGAGATCTTACTTGGAGAAGCGGTTGGAGTTATAGCAGCTCAATCAATCGGAGAACCAGGAACTCAGCTTACAATGAGAACTTTCCATACGGGAGGAGTTGCGACAGCAATAGCTTCAGCAACAAGTAATAAAGCTGAAAATAATGGTAAAGTAGTATTTAAAGATATAAAAATTCTTGAAAACCAAGAAACTCAAGAGAAAATAGTTGTTTCTCAGTCAGCTAAAATCCTTATTGGAAATTATGACTATGAGATTTCATCTGGATCTATTTTAAAAGTAGAAGAGGGACAAGAAGTAAGAGTTGGAGATATTTTAGCAACATTTGATCCATACCATATACCAATTATCGCTAACCAAGATGGAAGAATTGAGTACAGAGAATTATATGTTAAAGAAAACTATGATGAAAAGTACAACGTTACTGAGTACATGGCAATAAAAACTGTAGAGTCTGGAGATTCAAACCCAAGAGTAGTTATATTCGATGAAGAAGGAAATGCAATAGAAAGTTATTCAATTCCATTCGGAGCTTACTTAATGGTAAGAGAGGGAGAATCTGTAAAAACTGGACAAATCATCGCTAAGATGATCAAAGAGGGAGAAGGAACAAAAGATATCACTGGAGGTCTTCCAAGAATCCAGGAGCTATTTGAAGCTAGAAACCCTAAAGGAAAAGCAATCTTATCTGAGATAGATGGTAAAGTTGAAGTAACTGGAAGAAAGAAAAAAGGTATGAGAGTAATAATCATAAGATCTATTTCTGATTCTGAGAACTTCAGAGAGTACCTAGCTCCAGTAGGAGAGCACTTAGTTGTTACTGATGGAATGCTTATAAAAGCAGGAGATAAGATAACAGATGGAGCTATATCACCATTTGACGTTCTAAACATCAAAGGATTAGTTGCAGCAGAGCAGTTTATACTAGAGTCTGTACAACAAGTATATAGAGACCAAGGAGTTACTGTAAACGATAAGCATATTGAGATTATCGTTAAGCAGATGTTTAAGAAAGTAAGAATAGTTGATTCTGGAGCATCATTATTCCTAGAGGATGAGGTTGTAGAAAAGAGAGTTGTTGAGATAGAAAACGCTAAGTTAAGATCTGAAGGAAAAACTGAAATCAAATATGAGCCAGTTATCCAAGGTATAACTAAAGCCGCTGTTAACACAGGAAGTTTCATATCAGCAGCATCGTTCCAAGAAACTACAAAAGTACTTTCAAATGCAGCAATAGAAGGTAAAGAAGACTACTTAGAGGGACTTAAAGAAAACGTAATTATAGGTAAGAAAATTCCAGCAGGTACTGGATATAAAGCTTATAAGAACATAGTTCCAGTTGAGATAGAGGACTAA